A part of Capsicum annuum cultivar UCD-10X-F1 chromosome 6, UCD10Xv1.1, whole genome shotgun sequence genomic DNA contains:
- the LOC107874347 gene encoding uncharacterized protein LOC107874347 gives MTRGRGTGRGSIVHVGKSAARSNIPVLTANMPTIPTPAVTPQASGDIGGPTSNHGSNPTTPESSPTSPNQSNPIVLGTSSQTNQVGEDVSRSNINGESNSSRTYVRTLVTITSAGIHESFKSELYHNGINWKGVACDIKDGYFGEFKKHFYWDSSISDAAVKKQWQIKAAIVYRNFIAKLKDKGISQDFRHEDVWESWQRLWKDPKCVEKSKINAQNHRGGKEVAVGTNTGGSISIGEYQKRLERYEEILREKIFSETNIDQIKAYYQTAGGEKKRRVFGLGSEAKSYYGQTLCVSCGKTSSSASH, from the exons atgaCTCGAGGTAGAGGTACAGGTCGAGGAAGCATAGTGCATGTAGGCAAGTCAGCAGCTAGGAGTAATATTCCTGTTCTTACTGCAAACATGCCTACTATTCCCACTCCTGCTGTTACGCCTCAAGCATCTGGTGACATAGGTGGTCCAACTTCTAATCATGGTAGTAACCCTACAACACCtgaatcatctcccacttctccAAATCAGAGCAACCCAATAGTTCTAGGTACGTCTTCACAAACCAACCAAGTAGGTGAAGACGTATCTCGTAGCAACATAAATGGAGAAAGTAATTCCAGTAGAACCTATGTGCGGACCCTTGTTACTATAACTTCTGCAGG CATACAcgagtctttcaaaagtgaactTTATCACAATGGAATCAATTGGAAAGGTGTCGCATGTGATATAAAAGATGGCTATTTTGGGGAATTCAAG aaacactTCTATTGGGATTCTTCCATTAGTGATGCTGCAGTAAAGAAACAGTGGCAAATTAAGGCAGCAATTGTGTATAGAAATTTCATTGCTAAACTTAAAGACAAAGGGATTAGTCAAGATTTTAGACATGAAGATGTCTGGGAAAGCTGGCAGCGACTTTGGAAAGATCCTAAGTGTgttgaaaagtcaaaaataaatgcACAGAATCATCGTGGTGGCAAAGAAGTTGCTGTTGGAACTAACACGGGAGGATCTATCTCAATTGGAGAGTATCAAAAGAGACTT gaaagatatgaagaaatattacgagaaaaaatattttcagaaacTAATATTGATCAAATTAAAGCATATTACCAAACTGCCGGAGGAGAAAAAAAGCGAAGAGTATTTGGTCTTGGATCTGAAGCAAAAAGCTACTATGGGCAAACTCTTTGTGTTTCTTGTGGAAAGACTTCATCTTCAGCTTCTCATTAA